The Streptomyces sp. NBC_00224 genome contains the following window.
GCCGTGCAGGATCGGCCGGTCGAACCCGGCGAGCTTCGCGAAGTCGGGGTCGGCGTGGAGCGGGTTCCAGTCGCCGGAGAGCCGGTAGAGCAGCGCCTGCTCCTCGCGCACCTTCCACTCGACGGTGCGGTCGGGGGCGCGGTCGAGCTGCTCGGTGCGGGCGGAGGGGCCGCGCTCGCCGCCGAAGCCGCCCTCGCCGCGTACGAAGATCTGGGCGTCGCTGGTCCACAGCGGCCCCTCCGCGTCGGCGGCCTCGGTGCGCAGCACCAGGACGGCGGCCTTGCCCTTGTCGTAGACGGCGGCCACCTTGGAGGTGGAGACGGCCTTGCCCCGTACCGGGATCGGGCGGTGCAGGACGATGCCCTGGCCGCCGTGGAGCACGGCGGCGAGGTCGACCTCGATGCCCGGCGCCGAGAGCCCGCCGACCACGCCCATGCCGGCGCCCGCGACGGTGGCGAAGGAGGGCAGCACGTGCAGCTTCGACTCCAGGGTGTACCGCAGTTCGTCG
Protein-coding sequences here:
- a CDS encoding MaoC/PaaZ C-terminal domain-containing protein — protein: MPIDVAKALAAEPRSTEIVWDHKDIQLYHLGLGAGVPATDPDELRYTLESKLHVLPSFATVAGAGMGVVGGLSAPGIEVDLAAVLHGGQGIVLHRPIPVRGKAVSTSKVAAVYDKGKAAVLVLRTEAADAEGPLWTSDAQIFVRGEGGFGGERGPSARTEQLDRAPDRTVEWKVREEQALLYRLSGDWNPLHADPDFAKLAGFDRPILHGLCTYGMTLKAVVDTLLGGEVARVRSYTTRFTGVVFPGETLRIRMWAGQGRVQVSVTAVERDDAPVLSDTLVEHV